In the Acidovorax sp. A79 genome, one interval contains:
- a CDS encoding EAL domain-containing protein, with protein MSESNTPLRIKAFVWAGAAVFMAAVVLVSAALAWNARKVALDDNEAQATRFVAGAEAALNRSLLAVDVLLASMDELLGLSGAMRDWIDPELASQRLRSSARQNLMVRYVALLDANGKSMASSDAAGSALPVQLPPGFLATVLEQPVSTLMISPPVVSFATSERVLYFARHLRMADSARVVAVAEVPVGALSSVLVQGVDISGLQVTLERAGGLLLLSVPNREESITPTLSPPLHELAEKGQEWKAPARLSGEPALVVYRPILYQDLRISASIPLRDALAGWREQRNAIALTGLLFVAMIAAAGNLALRYLDRISQARIAIAQSKATLDQALESMVSGFLLLDGEYRVVQWNSRFEEIFPWLRSVIAPTVPFRRVMEETSRHHLPRASEDERMRWVELRLLKQKQHQEPHEQVLPNGRTIQITERPTPEGGLVITYHDVTALRRASAEIESLAFYDPLTNLPNRRLLMDRMQQVIAASLRSGQYGALLFLDLDHFKTLNDTLGHEVGDLLLRQVAERLKTCVRREDTVARLGGDEFVVMLHELSQHSEEAAAHARRVGEKILRTLNAPYSLGGHTHHSTPSIGATLMGGALQPSVDLLKQADIAMYQVKSQGRNALCFFDPQMQIAISVRAQLEGDLQAALTARQFVLHYQPQFHLDGRIVGAEALIRWIHPDRGLIAPGDFIGVAEESELIVPMGHWVLRTACEQLAAWQNDARYRHVQLSVNVSARQFRQRDFVARVVEVLRETGARPHLLKLELTESLVLDNVDDTVAKMGLLKTKGVRFSVDDFGTGYSSLAYLTRLPLDQLKIDQSFVHNLGVRHTDDVIVQTIIGMARNLELDVIAEGVETPAQKTLLADYGCQLFQGYLLGMPGPVADLEVLLQNAAEATQAAQAATTPPAAGGAAD; from the coding sequence ATGAGTGAGTCCAACACCCCGCTGCGGATCAAGGCCTTCGTATGGGCCGGGGCGGCGGTGTTCATGGCGGCGGTGGTGCTGGTCTCCGCCGCGCTGGCATGGAACGCCCGCAAGGTGGCGCTGGACGACAACGAAGCCCAGGCCACGCGCTTCGTGGCGGGCGCCGAGGCGGCGCTCAACCGGTCCCTGCTGGCGGTGGATGTGCTGCTGGCCAGCATGGATGAACTGCTCGGGCTGTCCGGCGCCATGCGCGACTGGATCGATCCCGAGCTGGCCAGCCAGCGCCTGCGCAGCTCGGCGCGGCAGAACCTGATGGTGCGCTACGTGGCCCTGCTGGACGCCAACGGCAAGTCGATGGCGTCCTCCGACGCCGCCGGCAGCGCGCTGCCCGTGCAGTTGCCGCCCGGTTTCCTGGCGACGGTGCTGGAGCAGCCCGTCTCCACCCTCATGATCAGCCCGCCGGTGGTGAGCTTCGCCACGTCCGAGCGCGTGCTGTACTTCGCTCGCCACCTGCGCATGGCCGACAGCGCCCGCGTGGTCGCGGTGGCGGAGGTGCCCGTCGGCGCGCTCAGTTCGGTGCTGGTGCAGGGGGTGGACATCAGCGGCCTGCAGGTCACGCTGGAGCGCGCGGGAGGGCTGCTGCTGCTGAGCGTGCCCAACCGCGAGGAGTCCATCACGCCCACGCTCAGTCCGCCGCTCCACGAACTCGCGGAAAAGGGCCAGGAATGGAAAGCGCCGGCCCGCCTCAGCGGGGAGCCCGCGCTGGTGGTCTACCGGCCCATCCTGTACCAGGACCTGCGCATTTCCGCGAGCATCCCGCTGCGCGATGCGCTGGCGGGCTGGCGCGAGCAGCGCAACGCCATCGCGCTCACGGGGCTGCTGTTCGTGGCCATGATCGCAGCGGCCGGCAATCTGGCGCTGCGCTACCTGGACCGCATCTCCCAGGCGCGCATCGCGATCGCGCAGTCCAAGGCCACGCTGGACCAGGCGCTGGAGTCGATGGTGAGCGGCTTCCTGCTGCTCGACGGCGAGTACCGCGTGGTGCAGTGGAACAGCCGGTTCGAGGAGATATTTCCGTGGCTGCGCAGCGTGATCGCGCCGACGGTGCCGTTCCGGCGCGTGATGGAGGAAACCTCCCGCCACCACCTGCCGCGCGCCAGCGAGGACGAGCGCATGCGCTGGGTGGAGCTGCGCCTGCTCAAGCAAAAGCAGCACCAGGAGCCCCATGAACAGGTGCTGCCCAATGGCCGCACGATCCAGATCACCGAACGGCCCACGCCCGAAGGGGGGCTGGTCATCACGTACCACGATGTGACCGCCCTGCGCCGGGCCAGTGCCGAGATCGAAAGCCTGGCCTTCTACGACCCGCTCACCAACCTGCCCAACCGCCGGCTGCTCATGGACCGCATGCAGCAGGTCATCGCGGCCAGCCTGCGCAGCGGGCAGTACGGCGCGCTGCTCTTCCTGGACCTCGACCACTTCAAGACCCTGAACGACACCCTGGGCCACGAAGTGGGCGACCTGCTGCTGCGCCAGGTCGCCGAGCGGCTCAAGACCTGTGTGCGGCGGGAGGACACCGTGGCGCGCCTGGGCGGGGACGAGTTCGTCGTCATGCTGCACGAGCTGTCGCAGCACAGCGAGGAGGCGGCTGCCCATGCCCGGCGCGTGGGCGAAAAAATCCTGCGCACGCTCAACGCGCCGTACTCGCTGGGGGGGCACACCCACCACAGCACGCCCAGCATCGGCGCCACGCTGATGGGAGGAGCGCTGCAGCCCTCGGTCGATCTGCTCAAGCAGGCCGACATCGCCATGTACCAGGTCAAGTCGCAGGGGCGCAACGCGCTGTGCTTCTTCGATCCGCAGATGCAGATCGCCATCAGCGTGCGCGCCCAGCTGGAAGGGGACCTGCAGGCGGCGCTGACGGCACGGCAGTTCGTGCTGCACTACCAGCCCCAGTTCCACCTGGACGGCCGCATCGTGGGCGCCGAGGCGCTCATCCGCTGGATCCATCCCGACCGCGGGCTGATCGCCCCGGGTGATTTCATTGGCGTGGCGGAAGAAAGCGAACTCATCGTGCCGATGGGCCACTGGGTGCTGCGCACCGCCTGCGAGCAGCTGGCGGCGTGGCAGAACGATGCCCGCTACCGGCATGTGCAGCTGTCGGTCAACGTGAGCGCCCGCCAGTTCCGCCAGCGCGATTTCGTGGCCCGCGTCGTCGAGGTGCTGCGGGAAACCGGCGCGCGGCCCCACCTGCTCAAGCTGGAACTCACCGAGTCGCTGGTGCTGGACAACGTGGACGACACCGTCGCCAAGATGGGCCTGCTCAAGACCAAGGGCGTGCGCTTCTCCGTGGACGATTTCGGCACGGGCTACTCGTCGCTCGCCTACCTCACGCGCCTGCCTCTGGACCAGCTCAAGATCGACCAGTCCTTCGTGCACAACCTGGGCGTGCGGCACACCGACGACGTGATCGTGCAGACCATCATCGGCATGGCCCGCAACCTGGAGCTCGATGTGATCGCCGAAGGCGTGGAAACCCCGGCGCAGAAGACCTTGCTGGCGGACTATGGCTGCCAGCTCTTCCAGGGCTACCTGCTCGGGATGCCCGGGCCCGTGGCCGACCTGGAAGTCCTGCTGCAGAACGCCGCCGAGGCCACCCAGGCCGCCCAGGCCGCCACCACGCCCCCGGCCGCCGGCGGCGCGGCGGACTGA
- a CDS encoding TRAP transporter substrate-binding protein — protein MGQTAAPPATAAAAPYKLRIVGGLAGINQYTRQEEPFWSKELLRMSGGRFDAEIVPFDRAGVPGAEMLRLLQLGVVPFGTTLMSSFTAQYPEYTAPDLAGLNPDIATLKSTLAAFRPYLEKVLRDQHGVEALAVYVYPAQVVFCKKPLRALADLAGRRTRVSSSTQADFVGALGGVPVLTGFAQIVPSLTAGNTECAITGTMSGNTLGLPAITSHMHALPVTWGLAIFGANQAAWEALPPDLRALLRRELPRLEAAIWEESERETSDGMACNRGAPACVGGRKGSMVVVPVSSQDERNRHEILASTVLPRWVQRCGVRCAQVWNQTIGPVRGLAAAPAK, from the coding sequence ATGGGCCAGACGGCCGCGCCCCCGGCGACGGCCGCCGCAGCGCCCTACAAGTTGCGCATCGTGGGCGGCCTGGCGGGCATCAACCAGTACACCCGCCAGGAGGAGCCGTTCTGGTCGAAGGAGCTGCTGCGCATGAGCGGCGGACGGTTCGACGCCGAGATCGTGCCCTTTGACCGGGCCGGCGTGCCCGGCGCCGAGATGCTGCGCCTGCTGCAGCTGGGCGTGGTGCCTTTCGGCACGACGCTCATGAGCTCATTCACGGCCCAGTACCCCGAGTACACCGCGCCCGACCTGGCCGGCCTCAATCCCGACATCGCCACGCTCAAGTCCACGCTGGCGGCATTCCGGCCCTACCTGGAGAAGGTCCTGCGCGACCAGCATGGCGTGGAGGCCCTGGCGGTGTACGTGTACCCCGCCCAGGTGGTGTTCTGCAAGAAGCCGCTGCGCGCGCTGGCCGACCTGGCGGGGCGCCGCACCCGGGTGTCCTCCTCCACGCAGGCCGATTTCGTCGGGGCGCTGGGCGGCGTGCCGGTGCTCACCGGTTTCGCGCAGATCGTGCCCAGCCTCACCGCGGGCAACACGGAATGCGCGATCACCGGCACCATGTCGGGCAACACCCTGGGCCTGCCCGCGATCACCTCGCACATGCATGCGCTGCCCGTGACCTGGGGGCTGGCCATCTTCGGCGCCAACCAGGCCGCCTGGGAGGCGCTGCCGCCCGACCTGCGTGCGCTGCTGCGGCGCGAGCTGCCCAGGCTGGAGGCCGCCATCTGGGAAGAGTCCGAGCGCGAGACCTCCGATGGCATGGCCTGCAACCGTGGGGCCCCTGCCTGCGTGGGGGGCCGCAAGGGCAGCATGGTGGTGGTGCCGGTGTCGTCGCAGGACGAGCGCAACCGGCACGAGATCCTCGCCTCCACCGTGCTGCCGCGCTGGGTGCAGCGCTGCGGGGTGCGTTGCGCCCAGGTGTGGAACCAGACGATCGGCCCCGTCCGCGGCCTGGCGGCGGCCCCCGCGAAATGA
- a CDS encoding SDR family oxidoreductase, whose protein sequence is MDLGIAGKWALVCGASKGLGYGCALALVREGVNVVINARNADALDQAATQLIAEAAQNSNAGGQNQPKPRVLAVAADITTAAGREAVFSVAGGPGRDFDIVVTNAGGPPTGDFREWDRDAWIKAVDANMLTPIELIKATVDGMAARGFGRVVNITSSAVKAPIDILGLSNGARSGLTGFVAGVSRSKIAARGVTINNLLPGKFDTDRLAATVNAAASKAGKSVDDVRSAQQAQIPAGRYGTAQEFGAICAFLCSQQAGYMTGQNVLADGGAYPGTF, encoded by the coding sequence ATGGATTTGGGTATCGCAGGCAAATGGGCGCTGGTGTGCGGCGCGAGCAAGGGCCTGGGCTACGGCTGTGCGCTGGCCCTGGTGCGCGAGGGCGTCAATGTGGTCATCAACGCCCGCAATGCGGACGCCCTCGATCAGGCTGCTACTCAATTGATAGCTGAAGCCGCACAAAATTCTAACGCTGGCGGGCAGAATCAGCCAAAGCCACGGGTGCTGGCCGTGGCCGCCGACATCACCACCGCCGCCGGACGGGAGGCCGTGTTCTCCGTGGCCGGCGGGCCAGGGCGTGACTTCGACATCGTGGTGACCAATGCCGGCGGCCCCCCCACGGGCGACTTCCGCGAGTGGGACCGGGACGCATGGATCAAGGCCGTGGACGCCAACATGCTCACGCCCATCGAACTGATCAAGGCCACGGTGGACGGCATGGCCGCACGGGGCTTTGGCCGCGTCGTCAACATCACTTCCAGCGCCGTGAAGGCGCCCATCGACATCCTGGGCCTGTCCAACGGCGCGCGCAGCGGGCTCACCGGCTTCGTGGCCGGCGTCTCGCGCAGCAAGATCGCCGCGCGCGGCGTGACCATCAACAACCTGCTGCCCGGCAAGTTCGACACCGACCGGCTCGCCGCCACCGTGAACGCGGCCGCCAGCAAGGCCGGCAAGAGCGTGGACGACGTGCGCAGCGCCCAGCAGGCGCAGATTCCGGCCGGGCGCTACGGCACGGCCCAGGAGTTCGGAGCCATCTGCGCGTTCTTGTGCAGCCAGCAGGCGGGCTACATGACGGGGCAGAACGTGCTGGCGGACGGCGGCGCCTACCCGGGCACTTTCTGA
- a CDS encoding SH3 domain-containing protein, protein MNWLHRGALAAWLALAALAPLGTQAQESAVVKRATQLRDTPADTGASVAPLEANTVVTRSNERKGPWTRVSTPQGATGWVHMFDLGPQSGSAAPSSNAATSGLRGLGGLFGGNSGPTTTATSTVGIRGLGAEDIANAQPNPAAVGQAEGLRVNADQARQFATTASLQPRAVPPLAAPQRPSSSGSPGATGSSANPSDPNFSPN, encoded by the coding sequence ATGAACTGGCTGCACCGCGGAGCCCTTGCCGCCTGGCTGGCATTGGCCGCATTGGCGCCCCTGGGCACGCAAGCGCAGGAGTCCGCCGTGGTCAAGCGCGCCACGCAACTGCGCGACACCCCCGCCGACACTGGCGCGAGCGTGGCGCCCCTGGAGGCCAACACCGTGGTCACCCGCAGCAACGAGCGCAAGGGCCCCTGGACCCGGGTGAGCACGCCGCAGGGCGCGACGGGCTGGGTGCACATGTTCGACCTGGGTCCGCAGTCGGGCTCGGCCGCACCTTCCAGCAACGCGGCCACGAGCGGCCTGCGGGGCCTGGGCGGTCTGTTCGGCGGCAACAGCGGCCCCACGACCACGGCCACATCCACCGTGGGCATCCGCGGCCTGGGCGCCGAAGACATCGCCAACGCGCAGCCCAACCCGGCCGCCGTCGGCCAGGCGGAGGGCCTGCGGGTGAATGCGGACCAGGCACGCCAGTTCGCGACCACCGCCTCCCTGCAGCCACGCGCCGTGCCGCCACTGGCGGCGCCCCAGCGTCCGTCGTCCAGCGGCAGCCCGGGAGCCACGGGCTCCTCGGCCAATCCTTCCGACCCCAACTTCAGCCCCAACTGA
- a CDS encoding M48 family metalloprotease codes for MRLPFSPACTRPLAAACAALALTLVPVCGHAQNVMNLLNSLGGGTSSSGGGLLGAVTGGGNAARGDDLISLLTRSVESIDEPKEIEIGRQLAAVLLGSKPLHPDMALQRYVNNLGRWISLQSERPHLPWTFVVLDDPGYNAFAAPGGYVFVTKGLIDRCADEAELAGILAHEITHVTARHHLHAMRKTAQSGMFTQLVASQIKTNAVGNLVASQFLALGRNLYARGLDQADEYDADRTGVALATRAGFDPYGLVAVLQQLRTAAPDNPMFTLALATHPPAQARLEQLELAMGKNLDGFMGVAPVTVAQRLNPQPSPASGPAAAAPGAVNPAAAPARKPAPPARKKTS; via the coding sequence ATGCGACTGCCCTTTTCCCCTGCCTGCACGCGGCCGCTGGCCGCTGCGTGCGCCGCCCTGGCGCTCACCCTGGTGCCGGTCTGCGGCCATGCCCAGAACGTGATGAACCTGCTCAACTCGCTCGGTGGAGGCACCAGCAGCAGCGGTGGCGGCCTGCTGGGCGCCGTCACCGGCGGCGGCAATGCCGCCCGGGGCGACGACCTCATCAGCCTGCTCACGCGCTCGGTGGAGAGCATCGACGAGCCGAAAGAGATTGAAATCGGCCGCCAGCTCGCCGCCGTGCTGCTGGGCAGCAAACCGCTGCACCCGGACATGGCCCTGCAGCGCTATGTGAACAACCTCGGGCGCTGGATCAGCCTGCAGTCCGAGCGCCCCCATCTTCCCTGGACCTTCGTCGTGCTGGACGATCCCGGGTACAACGCATTCGCCGCGCCGGGGGGCTACGTGTTCGTGACCAAGGGCCTGATCGACCGCTGCGCGGACGAGGCCGAACTGGCGGGCATCCTCGCCCACGAAATCACGCACGTCACCGCCAGGCACCACCTGCACGCCATGCGCAAGACCGCGCAGTCCGGCATGTTCACGCAGCTGGTGGCGTCGCAGATCAAGACCAACGCCGTGGGGAACCTGGTGGCCTCGCAGTTCCTCGCCCTGGGCCGCAACCTGTATGCGCGCGGCCTGGACCAGGCCGACGAGTACGACGCGGACCGCACCGGCGTGGCCCTGGCCACGCGCGCGGGCTTCGATCCGTATGGGCTGGTGGCGGTGCTGCAGCAGCTGCGCACGGCCGCGCCCGACAACCCCATGTTCACGCTGGCCCTGGCCACCCATCCGCCCGCCCAGGCACGGCTGGAGCAGCTGGAGCTGGCCATGGGCAAGAACCTGGATGGCTTCATGGGCGTGGCGCCCGTCACGGTGGCGCAGCGCCTCAACCCCCAGCCTTCGCCGGCCTCCGGCCCCGCCGCCGCGGCGCCAGGCGCGGTGAATCCGGCGGCGGCGCCCGCCCGCAAGCCCGCGCCGCCCGCGCGGAAAAAGACCTCGTAG
- a CDS encoding DMT family transporter encodes MRFEKKVPPAQSVQALAARKNVATGLLLALLGSIAFSGKAIIVKLAYRYGVDAVTLIMYRMLFALPIFAVMAWWASRGKPPLSRKDWLGVLGLGLTGYYLASFLDFAGLAYISASLERLILYLNPTLVVMLGWVLYRRGIRWGQAVGMLISYCGVVLVFGHEANLQGADAAWGTLLVFLSAVSYAIYLVYSGELVRRLGSLRLVGLATTVACLCCLLQFVVLRPFSAAVVAPEVIWLSVLNATLCTAAPVLMVMMAIERVGAGMTAQTGMVGPLSTILMGVWILGEPFTVWVAAGTALVIAGIFVFTQLARRQQA; translated from the coding sequence ATGAGATTTGAGAAAAAAGTGCCTCCAGCCCAATCAGTACAAGCGCTAGCAGCTAGAAAAAATGTAGCAACCGGCCTGTTGCTCGCCCTGCTGGGCTCCATCGCCTTCAGCGGCAAGGCCATCATCGTCAAGCTCGCGTACCGCTACGGAGTGGACGCGGTCACGCTCATCATGTACCGCATGTTGTTTGCGCTGCCCATCTTCGCCGTGATGGCCTGGTGGGCCAGCCGGGGCAAGCCGCCCCTGTCGCGCAAGGACTGGCTGGGCGTGCTGGGCCTGGGGCTCACGGGCTACTACCTGGCGAGCTTTCTGGACTTCGCGGGGCTGGCCTACATCAGCGCCAGCCTGGAGCGCCTCATCCTGTACCTGAACCCCACGCTGGTGGTGATGCTCGGCTGGGTGCTGTACCGGCGCGGCATCCGCTGGGGCCAGGCCGTGGGCATGCTGATCAGCTACTGCGGCGTGGTGCTGGTGTTCGGCCACGAGGCCAACCTGCAGGGCGCCGATGCGGCCTGGGGCACCCTGCTGGTGTTCCTGAGCGCGGTGAGCTATGCCATCTACCTGGTCTACAGCGGCGAGCTGGTGCGGCGCCTGGGGTCCTTGCGGCTGGTGGGGCTGGCCACCACGGTGGCGTGCCTGTGCTGCCTGCTGCAGTTCGTGGTGCTGCGGCCCTTCAGCGCGGCCGTGGTGGCGCCCGAGGTGATCTGGCTGTCGGTGCTCAACGCCACGCTGTGCACGGCCGCGCCCGTGCTCATGGTGATGATGGCGATCGAGCGCGTGGGCGCCGGCATGACCGCGCAGACCGGCATGGTGGGGCCGCTGTCCACCATCCTCATGGGTGTCTGGATCCTGGGCGAACCCTTCACGGTGTGGGTGGCCGCGGGCACGGCGCTGGTCATCGCCGGCATTTTCGTGTTCACGCAGCTCGCGCGCCGCCAGCAGGCCTGA
- a CDS encoding gamma-glutamyltransferase family protein: MPFSYTSSYASTRLPVFARNVVSTSHPLAAQAGLRMLQQGGNAVDAAVAAAAAMTICEPVSNGLGSDAFCILWDGQALQGLNASGRAPAAWTPGYFHSRYGREQATPPRRGMDAVTVPGAVSAWVALSERFGKLPFADLMEPAAEIAERGYLVPVVVQQKWAAAVPELQSQPGFARSFMPWGRAPRVGELFQFAAAARALRAIGATRGQAFYTGEIAQALVAFSQAQGGSLALADLAAHRPEWVTPMARNYRGHTLHEIPPNGQGIAALIALGILDQFDLAGLPVDGTASQHLQIEAMKLAFADVYRYVAEPSSMEVTPAQMLDDAYLASRAKLIDMKQAQDFGAGNPAKGGTIYLTAADENGMMVSFIQSNYMGFGSGCVEPTFGISLQNRGQAFSTDPDGPNSANLVAPGKRPFHTIIPAFLTQNGQPVMSYGVMGANMQPQGHLQTLVRMLDYGQNPQAACDAPRWRFNEGLSINVEAAMPAATVQGLLGLGHQMEVLQDSYQDFGAGQFIWRMGDPKVQGYLAASDPRRDGQVAGY, encoded by the coding sequence ATGCCGTTCAGCTACACCTCTTCCTATGCCAGCACCCGCCTGCCGGTGTTTGCGCGCAATGTCGTTTCCACGTCCCACCCGCTGGCTGCCCAGGCGGGCTTGCGCATGCTGCAGCAGGGCGGCAATGCCGTCGATGCGGCCGTGGCGGCGGCCGCTGCCATGACGATCTGCGAGCCCGTGAGCAATGGCCTGGGCAGCGATGCGTTCTGCATCCTCTGGGACGGGCAGGCCTTGCAGGGGCTCAACGCCTCGGGCCGCGCGCCCGCCGCCTGGACGCCCGGGTACTTTCACAGCCGCTACGGCAGGGAGCAGGCGACGCCGCCCCGGCGCGGCATGGATGCCGTCACCGTGCCGGGCGCCGTCAGCGCCTGGGTGGCCCTGTCCGAGCGCTTTGGCAAGCTGCCTTTTGCCGACCTGATGGAGCCCGCCGCCGAGATCGCCGAGCGCGGCTACCTGGTGCCGGTGGTGGTGCAGCAGAAATGGGCCGCCGCCGTGCCCGAGCTGCAGTCGCAGCCAGGGTTTGCGCGGAGCTTCATGCCCTGGGGGCGCGCGCCGCGGGTGGGTGAGCTGTTCCAGTTCGCGGCGGCTGCGCGTGCCTTGCGCGCCATCGGCGCCACGCGGGGGCAGGCGTTCTACACGGGCGAAATCGCCCAGGCGCTGGTGGCCTTCTCGCAGGCCCAGGGCGGCAGCCTGGCGCTGGCGGATCTGGCGGCGCACCGGCCCGAATGGGTCACCCCCATGGCCCGCAACTACCGGGGCCACACGCTGCACGAGATCCCGCCCAACGGGCAAGGCATCGCCGCCCTCATCGCGCTGGGCATCCTCGACCAGTTCGATCTGGCGGGCCTGCCCGTGGATGGCACTGCGTCCCAGCACCTGCAGATCGAGGCGATGAAACTCGCGTTCGCCGATGTGTACCGCTACGTGGCCGAGCCATCGTCCATGGAGGTGACACCCGCCCAAATGCTCGATGACGCGTACCTGGCATCCCGTGCCAAACTGATCGACATGAAGCAGGCGCAGGATTTCGGGGCGGGCAATCCGGCCAAGGGCGGCACGATCTACCTGACCGCGGCCGACGAGAACGGCATGATGGTGAGCTTCATCCAGAGCAACTACATGGGCTTTGGCTCGGGTTGCGTGGAGCCCACGTTCGGCATCAGTCTGCAGAACCGGGGCCAGGCGTTCAGCACCGACCCCGATGGCCCCAATTCCGCCAATCTGGTGGCGCCGGGCAAGCGGCCGTTTCATACCATCATCCCCGCCTTCCTCACGCAGAACGGCCAGCCCGTGATGAGCTACGGCGTGATGGGGGCCAACATGCAGCCCCAGGGCCACCTGCAGACCCTGGTGCGCATGCTGGACTATGGCCAGAACCCGCAGGCGGCCTGCGATGCGCCGCGCTGGCGCTTCAACGAAGGGCTGTCGATCAACGTCGAGGCCGCCATGCCCGCCGCCACGGTGCAGGGGCTGCTCGGCCTGGGGCACCAGATGGAGGTGCTGCAGGACTCCTACCAGGACTTCGGTGCCGGCCAGTTCATCTGGCGCATGGGCGACCCCAAGGTGCAGGGCTACCTGGCCGCCAGCGATCCGCGCCGCGATGGCCAGGTGGCCGGCTATTGA
- a CDS encoding DUF3422 family protein has protein sequence MLHNEIHARPPEAMTAPLAIAHIVMLADAAGREASRAHVAALLRDHHMALPDAHTTHLRMDLGAYRMRWELHTEFVSWTFMVPATADAFGEREPASAVDAVPREWLAALPGQCLCSLNLWVLPTHTFGSGSLVKHVLHEDTLVASTVADGHGEVYTDFAIHADGFSRMVLLAGGMTQRRLGRLVQRLLEIETYRMAALLGLPAAREAASVLAFAERELAELADAIRTANRDAEPVLLDRLTRLAGQVESQYAATHSRFSASSAYFELLDRRIEDIAESRLAGMQTIREFMDRRLTPARSTCEWATRRQDALSQRVSRMSNLLRTRVEIEQQQSSQALLTTMNHRQDLQLQMQSTVEGLSVAAITYYIVGLVSYLAKGAQKLGWPLSPETTAAIAIPVVAVGVWWSLRRLHHKVFRKRH, from the coding sequence ATGCTGCACAACGAAATCCACGCCCGCCCGCCCGAGGCCATGACGGCCCCCCTGGCCATCGCGCACATCGTGATGCTGGCCGATGCGGCCGGGCGCGAAGCGAGCCGGGCCCATGTCGCCGCCCTCCTGCGCGACCACCACATGGCCCTGCCCGATGCGCACACCACACACCTGCGCATGGACCTGGGCGCCTACCGCATGCGGTGGGAACTGCACACCGAGTTCGTCTCCTGGACTTTCATGGTGCCCGCGACGGCGGATGCCTTCGGCGAGCGGGAGCCCGCCAGCGCGGTGGATGCCGTGCCCCGCGAGTGGCTGGCGGCCCTGCCCGGGCAATGCCTGTGCAGCCTGAATCTCTGGGTGCTGCCCACGCACACCTTTGGCTCGGGCTCGCTGGTCAAGCACGTGCTGCACGAGGACACGCTGGTGGCCTCCACCGTGGCCGACGGGCATGGCGAGGTCTACACCGACTTCGCCATCCATGCCGACGGTTTCTCGCGCATGGTGCTGCTCGCGGGGGGCATGACGCAGCGCCGCCTGGGGCGGCTGGTGCAGCGCCTGCTCGAAATCGAGACCTACCGCATGGCGGCCCTGCTGGGCCTGCCCGCGGCGCGCGAGGCGGCCAGCGTGCTGGCGTTCGCCGAGCGTGAGCTGGCCGAGCTGGCCGACGCCATCCGCACCGCCAACCGCGATGCCGAGCCCGTGCTGCTGGACCGCCTGACCCGGCTGGCCGGGCAGGTGGAAAGCCAGTACGCCGCCACGCACTCGCGTTTCTCGGCCAGCAGCGCCTACTTCGAGCTGCTGGACCGCCGCATCGAGGACATCGCCGAATCGCGCCTGGCGGGCATGCAGACCATCCGCGAGTTCATGGACCGGCGCCTCACGCCCGCGCGCAGCACCTGCGAGTGGGCGACCCGCCGGCAGGATGCGCTGTCGCAGCGCGTCTCGCGCATGAGCAACCTGCTGCGCACCCGGGTGGAGATCGAGCAGCAGCAAAGCAGCCAGGCGCTGCTGACCACCATGAACCACCGCCAGGACCTGCAGCTCCAGATGCAGTCCACGGTGGAAGGCCTCTCGGTGGCGGCGATCACGTACTACATCGTTGGCCTGGTGAGCTACCTGGCCAAGGGAGCGCAGAAGCTGGGCTGGCCGCTTTCCCCCGAGACGACGGCCGCCATTGCGATTCCGGTGGTGGCCGTGGGCGTCTGGTGGTCTCTGCGAAGGCTGCACCACAAGGTGTTCCGCAAGCGCCATTGA